One genomic window of Cannabis sativa cultivar Pink pepper isolate KNU-18-1 chromosome 2, ASM2916894v1, whole genome shotgun sequence includes the following:
- the LOC115719380 gene encoding CLAVATA3/ESR (CLE)-related protein 46 yields MHRLMPSMGGVRTLIQLSLAFILFVAIQYYHSTITVQDIESVHFRFKPAQPNSRSDTRFVLPARVNGEKTHMRRSGPNPVGNHRPPSRQ; encoded by the exons ATGCACAGGCTCATGCCCAGCATGGGAGGAGTCCGCACTCTCATCCAACTTTCCTTGGCATTCATCCTGTTCGTAGCTATCCAATACTATCACTCTACCATTACTGTTCAAGATATTGAATCAG TTCACTTCAGATTCAAACCTGCACAGCCCAACTCAAGGTCTGACACCAGATTTGTACTACCTGCTAGG GTTAATGGAGAGAAGACTCATATGAGACGATCAGGACCTAACCCAGTAGGGAATCATCGTCCACCATCCAGACAATGA